One Siniperca chuatsi isolate FFG_IHB_CAS linkage group LG8, ASM2008510v1, whole genome shotgun sequence DNA segment encodes these proteins:
- the scyl1 gene encoding N-terminal kinase-like protein: MWSFFARDPVKDFAYEILPDTQEKSGIWSLHRGKRKTNGEPVSVFVYEVAQGTEQQTQLAKAAFKRMKTLRHPNILAYVDGLETEKSLYLVTEQVTPLAVHLKAQAEKGGAGDLEVSWGLHQIVKALSFLVNDCHLLHNNLGVWSVFVDRAGEWKLGGLDHVVPEQGDPSGVSLPAPKAVYPDMEKYDPPEMPNSSGEKWAGEVWRLGCLIWEVFNGPLPRTSSLRSLGKVPKALVPHYCELVGANPRARPNPARFLQNCRAPGGFLSNSFVESNLFLEEIQIKEPAEKQQFFQDLSDNLDSFPEDFCKHKVLPQLLTAFEFGNAGAVVLTPLFKVGKFLSAEEYQQKIIPVIVKMFSSTDRAMRIRLLQQMEQFIQYLNEAAVNSQIFPHVVHGFTDTNPAIREQTVKSMLLLAPKLNETNLNQELMRHFARLQAKDEQGPIRCNTTVCLGKIASYLNAGTRQRVLISAFSRATKDPFPASRSAGVLGFAATHNYYSVTEIAARILPTLCVITVDPDKSVRDQAFKAIKSFLSKLETVSEDPTKLADIEKDVASCAQPAGASSSWAGWAVTGVSSLTSKLIRNAPGTEGGAAAEGSGPANDTSPTSATDGAPDSEDKTPQASVTHHAASSRANQSQTLEVTENDDEPIGDRWDEEEDWGSLEDPEKAHTETDDWSTDWSGMASSKKKASDRGVGRSSSTTAVKKQSSDWSSSGWDADDSWSNEKEGQGQSSAGEEGWGNDWGEEDTDTTLTNATFPLPEGVRLASDYNWDSSSAAKGASQNDLFASVSQRNTASAAATMAGDSWGAEATRDWGAEESWESVDGNQGLSKAELSKKKREERRKELEAKRAERKAAKGPLKLGARKLD; encoded by the exons atgTGGTCCTTTTTTGCCAGGGATCCTGTCAAAGACTTTGCTTATGAAATTTTGCCAGACACCCAAGAAAAGTCTGGAATATGGAGTCTACATCGGGGGAAGCGAAAG ACCAACGGAGAGCCAGTGTCGGTGTTTGTGTACGAGGTAGCGCAGGGAACAGAGCAGCAAACCCAGCTAGCCAAGGCTGCCTTCAAGCGCATGAAGACCCTGCGTCACCCTAACATCCTGGCTTATGTCGATGGATTGGAG acagagaagagCCTGTACCTGGTTACTGAGCAGGTGACGCCCCTGGCAGTCCACCTGAAGGCCCAGGCAGAGAAgggtggagctggggacctGGAGGTCTCCTGGGGACTGCACCAGATAGTG AAAGCTCTGAGTTTCCTGGTCAATGACTGCCATCTGCTCCATAACAACTTGGGTGTATGGTCTGTTTTTGTGGATCGAGCTGGGGAGTGGAAGCTCGGGGGCCTCGACCATGTGGTCCCTGAGCAGGGTGACCCAAGCGGGGTCTCGCTCCCTGCCCCCAAAGCTGTTTACCCAGACATGGAGAAATATGACCCACCAGAGATGCCCAATAGCAGTGGAGAGAAATG GGCAGGGGAGGTGTGGCGGCTAGGCTGCCTGATCTGGGAGGTGTTCAATGGGCCACTACCTCGCACGTCCTCCCTCCGTTCCCTGGGAAAG GTCCCCAAGGCCCTGGTCCCTCATTACTGTGAGTTGGTGGGGGCTAACCCCCGAGCTCGGCCCAACCCAGCCCGCTTTCTCCAGAACTGTAGAGCCCCAGGGGGGTTCCTCAGCAACAGCTTTGTGGAGAGCAACCTTTTCCTGGAGGAGATACAG ATCAAGGAGCCAGCTGAGAAGCAGCAGTTCTTCCAGGATCTGAGTGACAATCTGGACTCTTTCCCTGAAGATTTCTGTAAACACAAGGTCCTGCCTCAGCTGCTCACCGCCTTTGAGTTTGGCAATGCAGGCGCTGTCGTCCTCACACCGCTCTTCAAG GTGGGGAAGTTCCTGTCAGCAGAAGAGTACCAACAGAAGATCATCCCTGTTATCGTGAAGATGTTTTCATCCACAGACAGAGCCATGAGGATACGACTACTGCAGCAG atgGAGCAATTCATTCAGTATCTGAACGAGGCAGCAGTCAATTCCCAGATTTTCCCTCACGTTGTTCACGGCTTCACGGACACCAACCCTGCCATCAGAGAACAGACTGTGAAG TCTATGTTGCTGCTGGCTCCCAAGCTGAATGAGACCAACCTGAACCAGGAGCTGATGCGTCACTTTGCCCGGCTGCAGGCCAAAGACGAACAAGGCCCAATCCGGTGCAACACCACCGTCTGCCTGGGCAAGATCGCCTCCTACCTCAACGCCGGG ACTCGACAACGTGTTCTGATTTCTGCCTTCTCACGAGCCACTAAAGACCCCTTCCCAGCTTCACGCTCCGCTGGAGTGCTGGGCTTTGCTGCCACACACAACTACTACAGCGTAACAGAGATCGCAGCCCGCATCCTGCCCACCCTCTGTGTCATTACTGTTGACCCTGATAAGAGTGTCAGGGACCAG GCATTCAAAGCCATCAAGAGTTTCCTTTCCAAGCTGGAGACTGTGTCAGAAGACCCCACCAAGCTGGCTGATATAG AAAAGGACGTAGCATCGTGTGCTCAGCCTGCAGGTGCCTCTTCCAGCTGGGCCGGCTGGGCCGTGACTGGAGTGTCCTCGCTAACGTCAAAGCTGATCCGCAATGCTCCAGGGACAGAGGGGGGTGCAGCAGCTGAGGGCAGCGGACCCGCCAACGATACCAGCCCTACCAGTGCCACTGATGGAGCACCTG ATTCTGAAGATAAAACTCCACAAGCCTCTGTGACTCACCATGCTGCCTCTAGTCGTGCCAACCAATCACAGACTCTTGAAGTAACCGAAAATGACGATGAGCCAATAGGAGACCGCtgggatgaggaggaggactggGGAAGTTTGGAG GACCCAGAGAAAGCTCACACTGAGACAGATGACTGGAGCACTGACTGGTCAGGAATGGCATCATCCAAAAAGAAGGCCAGCGACAGAGGA GTGGGCCGGTCATCGTCCACCACTGCGGTGAAAAAGCAGAGCTCTGACTGGAGCAGCTCGGGCTGGGACGCAGATGACAGCTGGTCCAACGAGAAGGAAGGGCAGGGTCAGAGCTCTGCGGGCGAGGAAGGCTGGGGCAATGACTGGGGGGAGGAGGACACGGACACAACCTTGACCAATGCAACGTTCCCCCTGCCCGAAGGGGTGCGGTTAGCCAGCGATTATAACTGGGACAGCAGCAGTGCAGCCAAGGGGGCTAGCCAGAATGATCTGTTTGCCAGCGTGTCCCAGAGAAACACAGCCAGCGCTGCTGCTACCATG GCTGGAGATAGCTGGGGTGCAGAGGCAACAAGGGACTGGGGAGCTGAGGAGAGCTGGGAGTCAGTGGATGGGAACCAGG GTCTCAGCAAGGCCGAGCTGTCAAAGAAGAAacgggaggagaggaggaaagagctGGAGGCGAAACGAGCAGAGCGCAAAGCTGCTAAAGGTCCTCTCAAACTGGGCGCACGCAAACTGGACTGA
- the LOC122880254 gene encoding phospholipase A and acyltransferase 3-like has translation MAPTLYDEKPEPGDLIEIFRGSYQHWAVYVGDGFVVHLTTPSEVPGAGASSVMSVLAEKAMVKREELWDVVGTDEWKINNSLDKEYNPRSVRVIVREACALVGTELPYCVFRGNCEHFANELRYGKAESRQVRQARDTVVVAGVATMVGLGIVALAGALFGGKKENKNTQ, from the exons ATGGCCCCGACACTG TATGATGAGAAACCAGAGCCTGGGGACCTGATTGAGATCTTCCGGGGCTCCTATCAGCACTGGGCTGTATATGTTGGGGATGGCTTCGTTGTTCATTTGACAACACCCT CCGAGGTCCCGGGAGCAGGCGCCAGCAGCGTGATGTCTGTCCTGGCTGAGAAGGCCATGGtgaagagagaggagctgtgggaCGTGGTGGGAACCGACGAGTGGAAAATCAACAACAGCCTGGACAAGGAGTACAATCCCCGCTCGGTCCGCGTCATTGTGAGGGAGGCCTGTGCGCTGGTGGGCACGGAGCTGCCGTACTGTGTCTTCAGGGGGAACTGTGAGCACTTTGCAAACGAGCTACGCTACGGAAAAGCAGAGTCCCGGCAG GTGCGTCAGGCACGAGACACAGTCGTGGTCGCAGGTGTGGCTACTATGGTGGGTTTGGGTATTGTGGCTCTGGCAGGAGCTCTGtttggaggaaaaaaggaaaacaagaacACACAGTGA